In uncultured Bacteroides sp., one genomic interval encodes:
- a CDS encoding co-chaperone GroES, translating into MNIKPLADRVLILPAPAEEKTIGGIIIPDTAKEKPLKGEVVAVGHGTKDEEMVLKVGDTVLYGKYAGTELEFDGTKYLIMRQSDVLATL; encoded by the coding sequence ATGAACATTAAACCATTAGCAGACAGAGTACTTATTCTTCCTGCTCCTGCAGAAGAAAAGACAATCGGCGGTATTATTATTCCTGATACAGCAAAAGAAAAACCATTAAAAGGTGAAGTTGTTGCAGTTGGTCACGGTACAAAAGATGAAGAAATGGTACTGAAAGTTGGCGATACTGTCCTTTATGGCAAGTATGCCGGAACAGAACTTGAATTTGATGGTACAAAATACCTCATCATGCGTCAGAGTGATGTTCTTGCAACTCTCTAA
- a CDS encoding transglutaminase domain-containing protein, which produces MRILVCILFIIWNISTISAQITMDEVKKYFTEQSRLVKQARDAKDYQKAEELDYTMLRAVLSYPEEIKKKISPIKGVLYYNIACYRSLLNKKEKAVEAFALAVENGWTNYAHSKKDSDLDNVRSDKQFIALMEKIQAENDYLNILTKAGGYNNSIDSLLPKFTYSAPNDCNLVKVREYFNLDSIAGSGNEISKIKNLMYWAHNVVRHDGRSSNPELKNAIDLVNICRTENRGINCRMIAQILNECYLAMGFKSRYVTCLPRKYVDDCHVINMVYSNTLDKWLWMDPTFNAYVMDENGTLLGISEVRERLINGDFLQINEDANWNNKKRETKEHYLDYYMAKNLYKMECVLHNGYNTETQIAGKPSPATIMICPSSAQEIMNKQTGVTNNAEYFWQPPEN; this is translated from the coding sequence ATGAGAATATTAGTTTGTATACTGTTTATTATCTGGAACATATCAACCATAAGCGCCCAGATTACAATGGATGAAGTAAAGAAATACTTCACTGAGCAGAGTCGTTTGGTAAAACAAGCCAGGGATGCAAAAGATTACCAGAAAGCGGAAGAACTGGATTATACAATGTTAAGAGCAGTACTCTCCTACCCCGAAGAGATAAAGAAGAAAATAAGTCCGATTAAAGGTGTTCTTTATTATAACATAGCCTGTTACCGTTCACTTCTGAATAAAAAAGAAAAAGCTGTGGAAGCTTTTGCACTGGCTGTTGAAAACGGATGGACAAATTATGCTCACTCCAAAAAAGACTCAGATTTGGACAATGTAAGATCAGACAAGCAGTTCATTGCTCTGATGGAAAAAATTCAGGCTGAAAATGATTACCTGAATATTCTGACTAAAGCAGGGGGATATAATAATAGTATTGATTCTCTTTTACCTAAGTTTACTTATTCAGCACCAAACGACTGTAACCTGGTGAAGGTACGCGAATACTTTAATCTGGATAGCATTGCAGGTAGTGGAAATGAGATTTCCAAAATAAAGAATCTTATGTATTGGGCGCATAATGTAGTTCGTCATGATGGACGTTCAAGTAATCCGGAATTAAAGAATGCTATAGATCTTGTTAATATTTGCCGGACAGAGAATCGGGGTATCAACTGTCGCATGATAGCACAAATCCTGAATGAGTGTTATCTGGCTATGGGGTTCAAGTCACGTTATGTAACTTGTCTGCCCAGAAAGTACGTAGACGATTGCCACGTTATAAACATGGTTTATTCTAACACATTAGATAAATGGTTATGGATGGACCCCACTTTCAATGCCTATGTTATGGATGAAAACGGAACGTTACTTGGAATTTCGGAAGTGCGCGAACGGTTAATAAACGGAGACTTTCTTCAAATAAATGAGGATGCCAACTGGAACAACAAAAAGAGAGAGACTAAGGAGCATTATCTGGATTATTACATGGCAAAGAATCTTTATAAAATGGAATGCGTGCTTCACAACGGATATAACACCGAAACCCAAATAGCAGGGAAGCCATCACCCGCAACCATCATGATCTGTCCTTCTTCTGCTCAGGAAATAATGAATAAGCAGACTGGAGTTACCAACAATGCTGAGTACTTTTGGCAGCCTCCCGAAAATTAA
- a CDS encoding zinc metallopeptidase, with product MPISWIIFIGIAVVSFIVQQSLQSKFKKYSKIPLSNGMTGRDVAMQMLHDNGIYDVQVTSTQGHLTDHYNPANKTVNLSESVYASNSVAAAAVAAHECGHAVQHAHAYAPLTLRSKLVPAVNFASQWMQWLLLAGIIMVNSFPQLLLAGIVLFAMTTIFSFVTLPVEINASKRALVWLSSAGITNSYNHNQAEDALRSAAYTYVVAALGSLATLVYYIMIFMGRRD from the coding sequence ATGCCTATTTCATGGATTATATTTATCGGTATTGCTGTAGTTAGCTTTATCGTGCAACAGTCGTTGCAAAGCAAGTTTAAGAAATATTCAAAGATTCCTCTTTCTAACGGAATGACTGGGCGTGATGTAGCAATGCAGATGCTACATGATAACGGAATTTATGATGTGCAGGTTACCAGTACACAAGGACATCTGACCGATCACTATAATCCTGCCAATAAGACAGTCAACCTGAGTGAAAGTGTATATGCAAGCAATAGTGTGGCAGCTGCAGCTGTTGCAGCTCACGAATGTGGTCACGCTGTGCAACACGCTCATGCTTATGCTCCTCTTACATTGCGTTCAAAACTAGTCCCTGCTGTAAATTTTGCATCTCAATGGATGCAATGGCTATTACTTGCCGGTATTATTATGGTGAACTCTTTCCCACAATTGTTGCTAGCAGGTATTGTTCTGTTTGCTATGACAACTATATTTAGTTTTGTTACACTGCCGGTTGAAATCAATGCAAGTAAACGTGCATTGGTATGGTTGAGCAGTGCAGGTATTACCAATTCATATAACCATAATCAGGCAGAAGATGCTCTTCGTTCGGCTGCTTATACATACGTAGTTGCTGCTCTTGGTTCTTTGGCAACTTTGGTTTATTACATCATGATTTTTATGGGAAGAAGAGATTAA
- the groL gene encoding chaperonin GroEL (60 kDa chaperone family; promotes refolding of misfolded polypeptides especially under stressful conditions; forms two stacked rings of heptamers to form a barrel-shaped 14mer; ends can be capped by GroES; misfolded proteins enter the barrel where they are refolded when GroES binds), producing the protein MAKDIRFNIDARDQLKKGVDELANAVKVTLGPKGRNVIIEKKFGAPHITKDGVTVAKEIELSDAFQNTGAQLVKEVASKTGEDAGDGTTTATVLAQSIVGVGMKNVTAGANPMDLKRGIDKAVEAVVASIKKQSEKVGDDYDKIEQVARISANNDSTIGKLVADAMRKVSKDGVITIEEAKGTDTTIGVVEGMQFDRGYLSAYFVTNTEKMQCEMENPYILIYDKKISNLKDMLPILEPAVQTGRPLLIIAEDVDSEALTTLVVNRLRSQLKICAVKAPGFGDRRKEMLEDIATLTGGIVISEEKGIKLEQATLEMLGTAEKVTITKDNTTIVNGSGAKENIEARINQIKAQIKTTTSDYDKEKLQERLAKLAGGVAVLYVGAASEVEMKEKKDRVDDALCATRAAIEEGIVPGGGVAYIRAIDALEGMKGDNADETTGIEIIKRAIEEPLRQIVANAGKEGAVVVQKIREGKGDFGYNAHSDVYENMYAAGVVDPAKVTRVALENAASIAGMFLTTECVIVEKKEDKPEMPMGAPGMGGMGGMM; encoded by the coding sequence ATGGCTAAAGATATAAGATTCAATATCGATGCTCGCGATCAACTGAAAAAAGGTGTTGATGAGCTTGCAAATGCAGTAAAAGTAACTCTAGGTCCTAAAGGTCGTAACGTAATTATCGAAAAGAAATTCGGTGCTCCACATATCACAAAAGATGGTGTGACAGTTGCTAAAGAAATCGAATTGAGTGATGCTTTTCAGAATACTGGTGCTCAGTTGGTAAAAGAAGTTGCTTCTAAAACAGGTGAAGACGCTGGTGACGGAACAACAACTGCAACTGTTCTTGCTCAGTCAATCGTTGGTGTAGGAATGAAGAACGTTACTGCAGGTGCTAATCCAATGGATTTGAAACGCGGTATTGATAAAGCGGTTGAAGCTGTAGTTGCTTCTATCAAAAAACAATCTGAAAAGGTTGGTGATGACTATGACAAAATTGAACAAGTTGCTCGTATCTCTGCAAACAACGATTCTACTATCGGTAAATTAGTAGCAGATGCTATGCGTAAAGTTTCTAAAGATGGTGTTATCACTATTGAAGAAGCTAAAGGTACTGATACAACTATTGGTGTTGTAGAAGGTATGCAGTTTGATCGTGGTTATCTTTCTGCTTATTTCGTAACCAACACAGAAAAGATGCAATGCGAAATGGAAAACCCATATATCCTTATCTATGATAAGAAGATTTCTAATCTTAAGGATATGCTTCCTATTCTTGAACCAGCTGTTCAGACAGGTCGTCCATTGTTAATCATTGCTGAAGATGTAGATAGCGAAGCTCTAACTACTTTGGTTGTTAACCGTCTTCGTTCTCAATTGAAGATCTGTGCAGTGAAAGCTCCAGGTTTTGGCGACAGAAGAAAAGAAATGCTTGAAGATATCGCTACATTGACAGGTGGTATCGTTATCAGCGAAGAAAAAGGTATCAAACTTGAACAAGCTACTCTTGAAATGCTTGGTACTGCAGAAAAAGTTACTATTACAAAAGACAATACAACTATCGTAAACGGTTCTGGTGCAAAAGAAAATATCGAAGCTCGTATCAACCAGATTAAGGCTCAGATCAAGACTACTACATCTGACTACGATAAAGAAAAACTTCAGGAACGTTTGGCTAAGTTAGCTGGTGGTGTTGCTGTACTTTATGTAGGTGCTGCTTCTGAAGTTGAAATGAAAGAAAAGAAAGACCGTGTAGACGATGCACTTTGTGCTACTCGTGCTGCTATCGAAGAAGGTATCGTACCTGGTGGTGGCGTTGCTTACATCCGTGCAATTGATGCATTGGAAGGAATGAAGGGTGACAATGCTGACGAAACAACTGGTATTGAAATCATCAAACGTGCAATTGAAGAACCTCTTCGTCAGATTGTTGCTAACGCAGGAAAAGAAGGAGCTGTTGTTGTTCAGAAAATACGTGAAGGAAAAGGTGACTTTGGTTATAATGCCCACAGCGATGTTTATGAGAACATGTATGCTGCCGGAGTTGTTGATCCAGCTAAGGTTACTCGTGTAGCTCTTGAGAACGCTGCTTCTATTGCAGGTATGTTCTTAACTACTGAATGTGTTATTGTAGAAAAGAAAGAAGATAAACCAGAAATGCCAATGGGTGCTCCAGGAATGGGCGGCATGGGTGGAATGATGTAA
- the hisS gene encoding histidine--tRNA ligase gives MMAKPGIPKGTRDFSPVEMAKRNYIFNTIREVFHLYGFEQIETPAMENLSTLMGKYGDEGDKLLFKIQNSGDYFSGLTDEELLSRNATKLASKFCEKGLRYDLTVPFARYVVMHRDELSFPFKRYQIQPVWRADRPQKGRYREFYQCDADVVGSNSLLNEVELMQMVDGVFTRLGVRVSIKINNRKILSGIAEIIGEAEKIVDITVAIDKLDKIGLENVNAELASKGISDEAIAKLQPIILLSGTNLEKLNTLKTVLATSEVGMKGVEESEFILSKLSLLNIKSDVELDLTLARGLNYYTGAIFEVKALDVQIGSITGGGRYDNLTGVFGMAGVSGVGISFGADRIFDVLNQLDLYPKEAVNGTQLMFVNFGEKEAEYCLPLLTKVREANIRAEIYPDAAKMKKQMGYANDKKVLFVAIVGENEMNEGKVMLKNMETGEQQLVDIVQLITAVTK, from the coding sequence ATTATGGCAAAACCAGGTATACCTAAAGGAACACGTGATTTCTCGCCCGTTGAAATGGCGAAGCGTAACTATATATTTAATACAATTCGCGAAGTTTTTCATCTTTACGGATTCGAACAAATTGAAACTCCGGCAATGGAAAACCTTTCTACTTTGATGGGTAAATACGGAGATGAAGGAGATAAACTCTTATTTAAAATACAAAATTCAGGTGACTATTTCTCTGGACTGACTGATGAGGAACTATTGTCACGCAATGCAACTAAGCTTGCCAGCAAATTCTGTGAAAAAGGATTGCGTTATGACTTGACAGTGCCTTTTGCCCGTTACGTGGTAATGCACCGTGATGAACTTAGCTTTCCTTTCAAACGTTACCAGATTCAACCGGTTTGGCGTGCCGACCGTCCACAAAAAGGTCGTTACCGTGAGTTCTATCAGTGCGATGCCGACGTAGTGGGAAGTAACTCGTTACTTAACGAAGTTGAACTGATGCAGATGGTAGATGGTGTATTTACTCGTCTGGGTGTAAGAGTATCTATTAAGATCAACAACCGAAAGATATTAAGCGGTATTGCAGAGATAATTGGTGAAGCCGAAAAGATTGTAGATATAACAGTGGCTATAGATAAACTTGATAAGATTGGTTTGGAGAATGTGAATGCAGAACTTGCTTCAAAAGGAATTTCTGACGAAGCAATTGCCAAACTTCAACCTATCATTTTATTGAGCGGAACAAATCTCGAGAAACTGAATACCCTTAAAACAGTCCTTGCTACAAGTGAAGTAGGAATGAAAGGGGTTGAGGAAAGTGAGTTTATCCTTTCTAAACTTTCTCTTTTAAATATTAAATCGGATGTAGAACTCGATTTAACTCTGGCCCGTGGATTAAATTACTATACAGGAGCTATATTTGAAGTTAAAGCTTTGGATGTACAGATTGGTAGTATTACCGGTGGGGGTAGATATGACAACCTGACAGGAGTATTTGGTATGGCAGGAGTTTCAGGAGTTGGAATCTCATTCGGTGCCGATCGTATCTTTGACGTTTTAAATCAGCTGGATCTTTATCCAAAAGAAGCAGTGAATGGCACACAACTTATGTTTGTGAACTTTGGAGAGAAAGAGGCTGAATATTGCTTACCATTACTGACAAAAGTTCGCGAGGCAAATATCCGTGCAGAAATATATCCGGATGCTGCCAAGATGAAAAAACAAATGGGGTATGCCAACGATAAGAAAGTATTGTTTGTTGCCATTGTTGGTGAAAACGAGATGAACGAAGGTAAGGTTATGCTTAAAAATATGGAAACCGGAGAACAACAGCTGGTGGATATTGTTCAGTTAATAACTGCTGTTACAAAATAA